The following DNA comes from Simkania negevensis Z.
AGAAATGAAGTGAAACAGGCAGATTATTCGCCTATATTCGCTTTCACTTCGATCTGCTCTTTTGAAAAAGAATGAGATCTGCATCAAGTAAGATCACTTTGAGGACAAAGAGCATAATGATGCGCGAGTCCCCTTTTTCTTTTTTGCAAAGGGATTCAAATAGAGTTCAGATTATTATTGTACCCCTCTTGTGAACTGCGCATATCTTGCCTAAGAAAAGCTTCGAATTCTCCGGCAGCTCTGCTGCAGCTCCACTAATTCCTAATGAGGCATCTACGACATTTTTGAGGCGGGTGTTTGTCGATTTTTACAAGGAAAAGTCATAATTGGCTGCAAATCGGGCATTCTGAGACTTTGTGAGCGCGTGCCATGCAGAAGGCGCGGCCAAAGTAGATGATTTGCAAATGAAGTTTACGCCAAGATTTTTTTGGAAAAAGAGCTTTCAAATCCTTTTCTGTTTGTTTGACATTTTTTCCTGAGCTCAATCCCCATCTTTTGGCGCAACGATGGATATGGGTGTCGACTGGAAAGGCTGGCTGCTTAAACGCTTGAGCAACGACAACCGATGCTGTTTTATGCCCTACGCCAGGCAATTTCTCTAACTCTTCGAGCTCTTTGGGGACTTGGCTTCCATAATCTTCGAGGAGAATTTCTGACAGCTTTTTGATGTTTTTTGCTTTGGTGGGAGAGAGCCCACACGGTTTGATAATCGCTTGGATGGTTTGTACAGGAAGGGCTGCCATTGCTTTGGGAGTTGAAGCTTTAGCAAAGAGCTTGGGGGTGATCTCATTCACCCGCTTATCGGTGCAGCGGGCAGAAAGGAGAACGGCAATTAAAAGGGTGTAAGCGCTCGTGTGTTTCAGGGGAATCGGAGTCTTGGGAAAGTAATGATTGAGCGTTTTTTGGACGAATGCAGCACGCTGTTTTTTGTTCATTTCCCAACGCAGAATTTTGAGAAGATAGCACTTAAAATATCTTCAGTAATGTTGACGCCAATAATAGTGCCAAGTTCTTTTAATGCCAATCGGATATCTGATGTCAAAAACTCGGGAGAAAGTTCTTCTTGGAGCCCTAATGAGACCTTTTGTGTAGCTTGAATCGCCCGGTCTAAACTTTGAAAATGACGCTCATTCGTGAGCACCACCTCTTCTTTTGAAGGAGGGCCACTTTTCCAAACGATTTGATGCACGGCCTCTTTTAGCTCTTCGAGCCCTTCGTAATTTTTAGCAGAGACCCTTACTGCCTCAAAAGGAAGTTTGGGCAGCTCATCAGCTGCTTTTAAATCTGTCTTGTTCCAAACGAGTAGTGTTTGCCCTTTGGGTAAAATTGCCATCAGATCCGAATCAATTGAAGGGTTAGAGATATCCACAACAAGGAGAATCAAGTCAGCTTCTTTGGCGGCGGCTATTGAGCGTCTGACCCCTTCGCGCTCGACAATTTCCTCTGCTTCCCGAATGCCGGCTGTATCTAAGAGGCGAAAGTTGAGTCCTGCCATTTCGATCTCTTCTTCGAGAATGTCTCGAGTGGTACCCGGAATATCTGTGACAATGGCTCGATCTTTTCCGACGATGGCGTTCATGAGCGATGACTTCCCTACATTTGGAGCGCCGAGAAGGCAAATAGAAAGGCCTGTTTGCAGCCGCTTCCCCTCATGAAATGTCGCAAGGAGATGCTGCATCCTTTCGATGATAGCTGTAAGCATCGTTAGCATCTCTTCATGGGAAGCAAACTCAAGCCCTTCTTCGGGAAAGTCGACCCAAGCTTCTAAAATAGCAGCGATGTCGGTAAGCTTTTGTTGAAATGAGGCGATCGTTTTGTAGAGTTTTCCTTGAAGTTGGTTTTCTGCAGCTTGCATTGCCAAAGAATTTTTCGAGGCAATCACTTGTTGCACCGCCTCGGCTTTTGTCAGGTCGATTTTTCCATTTTGGAAGGCTTTACACGTGAATTCACCTGGAAGAGCAGCCCTTGCGCCCGAGCGGAGAGCTGCTTTCAGTACTTTTTGGGTGATCAAGGTGCCCCCATGGCAGTGGATTTCAACGGTGTCTTCCCCTGTATAGGAGCGGGGAGTGCGCATCACGATGACAAGCCCTTCGTCGATAAATGCACCGTTTTCATCGAGGATAT
Coding sequences within:
- the nth gene encoding endonuclease III encodes the protein MNKKQRAAFVQKTLNHYFPKTPIPLKHTSAYTLLIAVLLSARCTDKRVNEITPKLFAKASTPKAMAALPVQTIQAIIKPCGLSPTKAKNIKKLSEILLEDYGSQVPKELEELEKLPGVGHKTASVVVAQAFKQPAFPVDTHIHRCAKRWGLSSGKNVKQTEKDLKALFPKKSWRKLHLQIIYFGRAFCMARAHKVSECPICSQL
- the mnmE gene encoding tRNA uridine-5-carboxymethylaminomethyl(34) synthesis GTPase MnmE codes for the protein MEFTHRTYEKGQTIAAVATPPGEGGIAVIRISGDEALDVADKIFSGSIHSYKTHTVHFGNILDENGAFIDEGLVIVMRTPRSYTGEDTVEIHCHGGTLITQKVLKAALRSGARAALPGEFTCKAFQNGKIDLTKAEAVQQVIASKNSLAMQAAENQLQGKLYKTIASFQQKLTDIAAILEAWVDFPEEGLEFASHEEMLTMLTAIIERMQHLLATFHEGKRLQTGLSICLLGAPNVGKSSLMNAIVGKDRAIVTDIPGTTRDILEEEIEMAGLNFRLLDTAGIREAEEIVEREGVRRSIAAAKEADLILLVVDISNPSIDSDLMAILPKGQTLLVWNKTDLKAADELPKLPFEAVRVSAKNYEGLEELKEAVHQIVWKSGPPSKEEVVLTNERHFQSLDRAIQATQKVSLGLQEELSPEFLTSDIRLALKELGTIIGVNITEDILSAIFSKFCVGK